GGTAAGATAGCAGGAAGGTACTCAGGCATTAACTCCCTGAATCCTGAGAGGCAGACTACAGATTTACAAGAACGGAAAGCAGCTGCGTAATCGGGTGGTTCCTGCTGGCTCTGATCACCACGGCTAAAGGAGCCAGTGCCGAGACTCGTGAGCTGCGGGGCTCCAAGCAGCAGGAGGCGATGTACCTCCTCCAGAGACACAAACCTGTTCAGCCTAAGTTTCCTCAACAAGGGGGACCTACCAACAAGAGCTTCAAGGGCCTTGAAGTTGATGGGAGCTTCCACACAGTCAAATGCTAAAGACTCCAAACAAGTTACATCCTCCGGGAAACAAGAAACCCAATCCACTTCATCGTCTGTGACGTCAGACTCGATCAGATCAAGCACTTTCAGCTTTCTGAAACAACAAATCGGCATTCGATTTAAGTCCATCACTAAAAGCACCCACTAGGAGATTGGTTAAAGATTTTTTACCTGCACTTGTTGGCAACGACTGCGATTCCACTGGTTCCAAAGCCTTCACAGCAAACCAAGATGAGCTCTTTGAACCCAGGGAAGGACTCAGCGAGAAGCGCTAGATCGTCATCAGTAACAAACATCCGCTTCAAATCCACCTTCTCGAGCCAAGGGTAAGCTTTGGCCATGGTGGAGACCCAAGGAGCGAAATTAGCTCCCCAATCAGCGGGCATGAGGTTGAAATCGGCGAATCTTGGTTTCCCTTTGAGCAGCAGAGATCTCACACGCTTGAATCTCTGAGTTAACCTAGCTGGAGACAGCGCGTAGCAGTTCCCGATGAAAACCTCCGATCGAGTCAAACCCTCCACTTTCCACCACAATTTGCACACCAGAGAAGCTGCGTTACGGTCGCATCTCGAATCCAGGAACTGTAGCACGTTCTCCAGGACGTTCTCCAGGACGTGGTCAGGGAACGTCTGGGAGGAGGAGATGCAGTTCCGAGATTTGTTCGGCGAGCAAGGTCGCTGCGAGCGTAGATCCGACGCTGGAGATTGGTCTTCATCATCCTCAGACATTTCTCCTGTTTGATTTTGATTTCTTTCGATTCAGATTAGAAGACGCAGCAACTTTGTGTGTGTGTGTGTGTGTGTGAGAGAGAGTGGAGCTTTTCTCTCTCCACTTCGTCTCCATTATTTGTGCCTTGTTTTTTTTTTTTTTTTGTCTTTTTATATTATACAAAAATTAAATAATATCAACTTTTAATATATAGCAAAATGTAACTCCTTTTCTCACTGTATAGTCTCCATCAACTTTTACATACTCGTCCTTTTATTTTATCGAGATCTGTATTTTCGATACGTTATATAAATAAACACACAAAATAGTAAGAACATCAACATTATCCGTTTCGATTAGACACCGCTCCTTGTTGGTTCCTTTTTGACGTAATAATTTCATTAATTTACCATATACGTTAACTAGGCCAAAATACATATCTTCTTTTTCGTTTTTTCTCCTCCATCTCTCTAGCCTTCTACCTTCCGCTTATGTCTTTGTTGCCGCTCCGGTGGCTTTCTTAAAACACCAGAACCGGTTTGCTCTTTTCTATAATTTGTTTTATCTTATTCTTATGATCTTATCTCGATGTACAAAAAAAATTGTCTTTCGCAAGAACTTGGGTGAATAAAAAAACTGGGAAAGCTTCGTGCTTGTGTGAAAAAGCTTTAGTGTCATTGATGTGTGTTAGGTGATGACATACTTGGTGAAGTACTTACGGAAAATTTGGAAGACTGAAATCTAAGTTCTATGGTAAGTTTTAGCTTTGGATTGAGTTATCGCAGAGAATTTCTTGTAATGGAAAAGAGTGGTATGTCAGGAGGGTTGTGCTTGATTTACACGTTACAAAACTGGTTGTAATTTGATTTCTTGTTTTAGTGAATTTGAAAAGAAAAACTCGTGTCTTGTTAATTTTTCACACTCTTCTAGATTCATCCGCACTTTCAATTGATATCAAAACGAGTTTTCAATAAAGATTTATTCTTGTTTCGAGTAGATCAAAAGGGTAAGGACAAAAACATGTCCATGAGGAATGACAAAATTTGGAATATGAATTGATGGAGGCATAACAAGAAGGATGTCTATGACAAAACCACCACGTCTTGACTCAACCATTTATGAATATTGGAAGGTATGTTTGCAAGATTTTATCATCTGTCTTGATGAGAATTGTTGAAATTATGTTGAGGTTGGTTGGCGTCATCCGGTGATAATTGATGATAAGAAAGTGCTTAAGCTAAGAGATCAATGGAGCACATCAAAGAATAAAGCATCAAGTGGCAATTATAAGACCAAGACTGCAATTTATAATGCTATCGATGCAAGCTACTTTAGTGTATTTCTCAATGTGCATAAGCTCAGAAGACATTGAAGATATTGGAGAACATGTTTGAAAGTACTACAAATGTCAAACGAGTTAAGTTAGATATGATAGTATCTAAATTAGATAATCTAAGTATAGACGTAAAGAAAATGTGGCTCAGTTTAATGCTAAGTTGTGTGACATATCTAATGAATGTTTCGCGCTTGGAAAGCAGTACAAGGACAACTAAGTTGGTGAAGAAGCTGGAGAGATTGTTTCCATCAAAGCTTGATTCAAAACTGGTGAGATTGTTTCCATCAAAACCAAGATTATATCTATATGAGATAACTTTTGAGACATTTGTTGGGATTTTTCAAGCTTTTTAGTTGAGCAAGTCATATGGAGATACTGATAAGACGAAAAAAAACATATGGAATCGCTTCACAAGATTCATCTTCTGAAGTTCATATGGTAATGTTGTCAAGAAATTTTGCTAAGTACCTGAAGCAAAAGGAAAGAAAGAAGGAGAATGGAAGAGGAGGTGACTTGGGTAGTTCATGATCAAAGATACAATGCTTTGAGTGCAATGGATTTAGACATATTTGCTGTGAATTTGTGAATTTACAAAAGCAAATGTAGAAGAGAAACGTCAAGAATGATTATGGAAGTGATTCAGATGATGGTGAGGAGCTAAAGAATTTTGTGGCGTTCACAACTTTGGAGCCGATTTCTCCAAAAACATTTGTGTCGGGATCTGCATCTGAAATGATGATAATATGGATGGGAGTATTGATGATGTTAAGTTTTCTGAGAATTATGAAAGATTTATATGTGAATTGGCTCAAGTTGTGTAACACCTTTGGCCCTGCATAGGACGAGCCGGATATCCTATGGATAGGCGTAGGTGAGGTTCGAAAGAACAATCAACCCAGACCTACAACATTATCCCGAGTGTTATAGAGTCTGAAGTTAGTCAAAGAAACAAATAAAACTGATAAAAACCAAGAAAATATGAAAACTTACATGTGTTTGAGATGTGTGTCGACCGACACTGAGGTGGTGTCGACGGACACTGCTTGTTCCACGAAACATACTTTTTGAATAAAACACTTACCAGTGGGTTGCCTCGCACCAAGCGTTTGTTTTAAGTCATTAGCTCGACTTTGAGGCCAGATTCAGTCCGAATGAGAATGATAGGTTCAATCCGAATGAGAATGAAAACTTGGTCCAAAACAAGTCTCAATGTCAATATCTTGAGCTTCAACACACTGCTTATGAATCCTTTCACAACATCTTGTCCTTTGTCTTTTAACTCTGAAGTGAGAACAGCTCAAACTTTACAAAGGCTATACCTCTGGTTCACACTTTGTACTCAATCATACAATCAGAACAGCTCTGAGGAACCAATGTCAAGTGAGAATCACCTTTGACCCTTTTGCACTTTGTCTTCTTCTTACCCTTTTCCCTGAGTTATGTGATTTAATACCAATGTCTCCATCCAATACTTATTTGACATCATTCTTATAAAAACAACTATAGCCAAATGAACATCAATTACACCAATGCAAGAAGCTAGATGCATACCTCTCTTTTGTGGCAGAATTTTGTAGAAGACATTCTCATCAATGTTTGCAAAGAAATTTTTGCCTTTAGGCATGTCAACTACCGCTTCCACTGTAGCTAAAAAGGCTCTTCCCAAAATGAGAGGCATGTTTTAACCACTGCCCATTGCCAAGATCTGAAAGTGAATAGGAACAATGCAGTTCTCAACTCCAACTTCTAGATTGTTGACAACACCATGTGGATATTTTGTGGCGAAGCCTACAAAAGTTAGAGTAATCTTTGGAGCTTTTGTAGCAAGTCTTAGTCTCTCGGCAATGGTCTCATGATATAGTGCAAGGTACCACAAATTTTCCAGGATTTTTCAACTTTTTCAGTTTCTTCACCCCTATAGATGCATACCTTCATCAAACAATGCTTTGACCTCTCCCATAGATTCTCTGGTGTTCTTGAAGAACTGACTCAAGCGGAAAGCATCCCAAGCTTCCTCAATGGAGGTAGTACCATCATGAATCCTTTTCACCCTCTTGTAAAACCCAGCTAGTTCCTTGCATTGATGGGCTCTTTCATATTTTTTTTGGTACTGTAGGGAATGGAAATTTGGGTTTGTAGACCCTCTCCTCAACTGGATTTAAAGTTTCAGAAATAGCATGATATGTCTGTGCAGGGTGTCAACACCATTGTGTGGAGAGTAGTCAATTTTGGTTTATTGTAAGAGATCTCGACATGTTTCCCCATAGTGTGTCGATCAACAATAAGAGAGTGTCGGTCAACACTAAGAGGGTGTCGGTCGACACTAGTGTCTAGTGTCGACTTTTCTTTAGAAATGTCGAGTTTGATGTTCGATTTCTCTAAAAAAAAAAGAACGATTTTTGAACTCAAATCACAATAATCAAATCAACGAACTTTCATTGCAAAGACTATCTAATAATATCTAGATCCTGAATTTCAAATCTCTTTATGAATTTTGTCCGTTCAGACAAATAATAAGTGTAGGTTTGATAAGTTCACAAAATCTATAAACCAAATCTTTTTGCAGATAGGTTCAATTATCCTAAGATCTGATTCGAGGTTGTCAGTCAAGAACTAGTATTAAGAACAATCCAGATGAAGAACCTAAGATAACTCTAACTGTTCTATCAATCCAACAATT
The DNA window shown above is from Brassica oleracea var. oleracea cultivar TO1000 chromosome C3, BOL, whole genome shotgun sequence and carries:
- the LOC106335700 gene encoding transport inhibitor response 1-like protein gives rise to the protein MSEDDEDQSPASDLRSQRPCSPNKSRNCISSSQTFPDHVLENVLENVLQFLDSRCDRNAASLVCKLWWKVEGLTRSEVFIGNCYALSPARLTQRFKRVRSLLLKGKPRFADFNLMPADWGANFAPWVSTMAKAYPWLEKVDLKRMFVTDDDLALLAESFPGFKELILVCCEGFGTSGIAVVANKCRKLKVLDLIESDVTDDEVDWVSCFPEDVTCLESLAFDCVEAPINFKALEALVGRSPLLRKLRLNRFVSLEEVHRLLLLGAPQLTSLGTGSFSRGDQSQQEPPDYAAAFRSCKSVVCLSGFRELMPEYLPAILPVCANLTSLNFSYANISPDMFKPIIHNCHKLQIFWALDSICDEGLQAVAATCKELRELRIFPFDPREDTEGPVSELGLQAISEGCRKLESLLYFCQHMTNAALIAMSHNCPELTVFRLCIMGRLRPDHVTGKAMDEGFGAIVKNCKKLTRLAVSGLLTDQAFRYMGEYGKLIRTLSVAFAGDSDMALRHVLEGCPRLQKLEIRDSPFGDVALRSGMHRYYNMRFVWMSACRLTMGCCKDVARAMPNLVVEVIGSDDDDVNRDYVETLYMYRSLDGPRKDAPQFVTIL